Proteins co-encoded in one Nonomuraea helvata genomic window:
- a CDS encoding O-antigen ligase family protein: MSAPAVTARPVLARPYPADGATVGVVFVAILMIVPARLVFRGLSFAITPAEAVGLFALVWWLCSHFTDTLGAAKGRTLVRSAVFVYVASLVATYAYATAGNLPRDELELADHMLVTAMAMIGVVLLIVDGVRGRARLDVILRAVAVMGAVLGVIGAVQFLFKFDPTRYMVLPGLRFTQEELFILERNGLSRVAATTGHPIEFAVMCAMILPIALHLAFRAREQGRPSLRWWACAGLIAAGMVFSVSRSAFVGLAGATVVLLIGWPRTRRLLALGAMLLFLGAVKVVVPGVLGAIIDLFTNLSNDSSLRWRTMDYAAAAEEIGRHPWLGRGLGTWYAPKYLVFDNQYILTTVETGIIGVLAFAGLFAAGIWSALHARHLLSDPADRDLGLTLAACLVVPLIGAATFDLRSYAVITGLSFLLVGSAGALMRHARFTRAAAPVPPSTTRRRDPES; encoded by the coding sequence ATGAGCGCCCCCGCCGTCACCGCGAGGCCCGTGCTGGCCAGGCCGTATCCCGCCGACGGCGCGACGGTCGGCGTCGTGTTCGTGGCGATCCTGATGATCGTCCCGGCGCGGCTGGTCTTCCGCGGACTGTCGTTCGCGATCACGCCGGCCGAGGCCGTGGGCCTGTTCGCCCTGGTGTGGTGGCTCTGCTCGCACTTCACCGACACGCTGGGCGCGGCCAAGGGCCGGACGCTGGTCCGCAGCGCGGTGTTCGTCTATGTCGCCTCGCTGGTGGCCACGTACGCCTATGCGACGGCCGGCAACCTGCCCAGGGACGAGCTCGAGCTTGCCGACCACATGCTCGTGACCGCGATGGCGATGATCGGTGTCGTGCTGCTCATCGTGGACGGGGTGCGCGGCAGGGCCAGGCTCGACGTCATCCTGAGGGCCGTCGCCGTGATGGGGGCGGTCCTCGGCGTGATCGGGGCGGTGCAGTTCCTGTTCAAGTTCGACCCCACCAGGTACATGGTCCTGCCCGGTCTGCGGTTCACCCAGGAGGAGCTGTTCATCCTGGAGCGAAACGGGCTGAGCAGGGTGGCTGCGACCACCGGGCATCCCATCGAGTTCGCGGTCATGTGCGCGATGATCCTTCCGATCGCCCTGCACCTCGCCTTCCGCGCCCGCGAGCAGGGCAGGCCGTCCCTGCGCTGGTGGGCCTGCGCGGGCCTGATCGCGGCCGGGATGGTCTTCTCGGTATCGCGCTCGGCCTTCGTCGGTCTGGCGGGCGCCACTGTGGTGCTGCTGATCGGCTGGCCGCGGACGCGGCGCCTGCTCGCGCTCGGAGCGATGCTGCTGTTCCTGGGGGCGGTCAAGGTGGTGGTGCCCGGCGTGCTCGGGGCCATCATCGACCTGTTCACCAACCTGTCCAACGACTCCAGCCTGCGCTGGAGGACCATGGACTACGCCGCCGCCGCCGAAGAGATCGGCAGGCACCCCTGGCTGGGCCGTGGCCTCGGCACCTGGTACGCCCCCAAATACCTGGTCTTCGACAACCAGTACATCCTCACGACGGTGGAGACCGGGATCATCGGGGTGCTCGCCTTCGCCGGCCTCTTCGCCGCCGGGATCTGGTCCGCGCTGCACGCCAGGCACCTGCTCTCCGACCCCGCCGACCGCGATCTCGGGCTGACGCTGGCGGCCTGCCTGGTGGTGCCGCTCATCGGCGCGGCCACTTTCGACCTGCGCTCGTACGCCGTGATCACCGGGCTGTCGTTCCTGCTGGTGGGCTCGGCGGGCGCGTTGATGCGGCACGCCAGGTTCACCCGAGCAGCCGCGCCTGTGCCTCCTTCCACGACCCGGCGGAGAGATCCCGAGAGCTGA
- a CDS encoding 2OG-Fe(II) oxygenase: MQQTQSFTFNRDELLPLADSLRESFTKASPFRHVVIDDFLPSEVLEPVLAEFPEPRDAEWQRFDNAKEIKLALADTERMGPATRHLLAEFNGQVFVDFLERLSGIEHLVSDPHYDGGGLHQIKPGGYLKVHVDFNRHRRLNLDRRLNGLLYLNKDWEESYGGHLQLWNKDMTRCEHKILPVFNRFVLFATTDDANHGHPEPLTCPDDRARRSMALYYYTNGRPADETLDEHDTKFKQRPGEEWKSSFRQTAKRWVPPALADLVSRRG, translated from the coding sequence ATGCAGCAGACGCAGAGCTTCACCTTCAACCGCGACGAGCTCCTTCCGCTCGCGGACAGCCTCCGGGAGAGCTTCACCAAGGCCAGCCCCTTCAGGCACGTGGTGATCGACGACTTCCTGCCCTCCGAAGTCCTGGAGCCGGTGCTCGCGGAGTTCCCGGAGCCGCGGGACGCCGAGTGGCAGCGCTTCGACAACGCCAAGGAGATCAAGCTCGCGCTGGCCGACACCGAGCGGATGGGCCCGGCGACCCGGCACCTGCTGGCCGAGTTCAACGGCCAGGTCTTCGTCGACTTCCTGGAGCGGCTCAGCGGCATCGAGCATCTCGTGTCCGATCCACACTACGACGGCGGGGGGCTGCACCAGATCAAGCCGGGCGGATATCTCAAAGTGCACGTCGACTTCAACCGCCACCGCAGGCTCAACCTCGACCGCCGGCTGAACGGCCTGCTCTATCTCAACAAGGACTGGGAGGAGTCGTACGGGGGCCACCTGCAGCTCTGGAACAAGGACATGACCCGGTGCGAGCACAAGATCCTGCCGGTGTTCAACCGGTTCGTGCTCTTCGCCACCACGGACGACGCCAACCACGGCCACCCGGAGCCGCTGACCTGTCCCGACGACCGCGCCCGCCGGTCGATGGCGCTGTACTACTACACCAACGGCCGCCCGGCCGACGAAACGCTCGACGAGCACGACACCAAGTTCAAGCAGCGGCCGGGCGAGGAGTGGAAGAGCAGCTTCCGTCAGACGGCCAAGCGGTGGGTGCCGCCCGCGCTCGCGGACCTGGTGTCGCGGCGCGGATAG
- a CDS encoding acyltransferase: MDSVRTTVSTTGAATGARLGGLDGIRGLAALFVVLHHCWLLSFPGFPADTGPGWAGWLLYGHFAVVVFIALSGFSLAVSPARSDWRLNGLRRFARRRAWRILPPYWAALLFSLAVAWLLVPQPGQPLPTGKTVVVYGLLLQDVFGSPSPNGAFWSIAIEAQLYFVFPLLLLAVRRLGPAAMAAAVTVVVVAVGVLAAHLPVVATLMRLTPQFAVLFAVGVVAAGVVRAPVRWPLHWLAAMAVAPVIVMIAVQGSTWTVANFFWIDLALAPAAGLLLAAVAGGRPRPLVRLLDTRPVRSLGSFSYSLYLVHAPIVVAVNHFLVAPRLEPGVGRFWGLLAIAVPVSLLFARAFAAVFELPFQRYRSGPALRAAVRDRLSRARGA; the protein is encoded by the coding sequence ATGGACTCGGTGCGGACGACGGTCTCCACGACAGGCGCGGCGACCGGCGCCCGGCTGGGCGGGCTCGACGGGATCCGCGGCCTGGCCGCGCTCTTCGTGGTCCTGCATCACTGCTGGTTGCTGTCCTTCCCCGGGTTTCCCGCCGACACGGGTCCCGGATGGGCGGGCTGGCTGCTGTACGGCCACTTCGCGGTCGTCGTCTTCATCGCCCTGTCGGGCTTCTCCCTGGCGGTCTCCCCCGCCCGGTCGGACTGGCGGCTCAACGGCCTTCGCCGCTTCGCCCGCCGCCGCGCCTGGCGCATCCTCCCGCCGTACTGGGCGGCACTGCTGTTCAGTCTCGCGGTCGCGTGGCTGCTGGTCCCGCAGCCCGGCCAGCCCTTGCCCACCGGCAAGACCGTGGTCGTGTACGGGCTGCTGCTGCAGGACGTGTTCGGCTCGCCCAGCCCGAACGGTGCGTTCTGGTCGATCGCCATCGAGGCGCAGCTCTACTTCGTCTTCCCGCTCCTGCTGCTGGCCGTGCGCCGGCTGGGCCCGGCGGCGATGGCGGCGGCGGTCACCGTCGTGGTCGTGGCAGTAGGCGTGCTGGCCGCCCACCTGCCCGTGGTGGCCACGCTGATGCGGCTGACCCCGCAGTTCGCGGTGCTGTTCGCGGTGGGGGTGGTGGCGGCCGGAGTGGTCCGCGCGCCGGTCAGGTGGCCCCTGCACTGGCTGGCGGCCATGGCCGTCGCACCGGTGATCGTCATGATCGCCGTCCAGGGCTCCACCTGGACGGTGGCCAACTTCTTCTGGATCGACCTCGCGTTGGCGCCCGCCGCCGGGCTGCTGCTCGCGGCCGTCGCGGGCGGGCGACCGCGACCGCTGGTGCGGCTGCTCGACACCCGGCCGGTCCGTTCGCTCGGCTCGTTCTCCTACAGCCTCTACCTGGTCCACGCGCCGATCGTGGTCGCGGTGAACCACTTCCTCGTCGCCCCGCGCCTGGAGCCCGGCGTGGGGAGGTTCTGGGGGCTGCTGGCGATCGCCGTGCCGGTGTCGCTGCTGTTCGCCAGGGCGTTCGCGGCGGTGTTCGAGCTGCCGTTCCAGCGCTATCGCAGCGGTCCCGCACTGCGCGCGGCGGTGCGGGACCGGTTGTCGCGGGCGCGGGGCGCCTAA
- a CDS encoding glycosyltransferase family 2 protein yields MAFADTMVSVGLPTYNGADRVEKVITSVLAQDHPNIELVICDNASTDRTEEICRDWAATDSRVVYHRQPTNIGQIPNFTDAIRRARGEFYRWVGDDNWLSPTYVSRCLEVFAADERLLLVSTQQAYTGPDGSTRTAPYTGTGYLSDDPVDRFAEALRMLNEDPFAMDPLYALMRRERIMRVNRGPIMLREDEIFAARMALAGPWGHVPEILAGRDWEVQHLADIARKIGAPAWQVRVSTLLQCRELLRALDEVELTAAQRRRGRAVVASMYVRRHGVTAVRRGRKLARMAALRSNR; encoded by the coding sequence ATGGCATTCGCCGACACGATGGTCTCCGTGGGGCTGCCCACGTACAACGGTGCCGACCGCGTCGAGAAGGTGATCACTTCGGTCCTGGCCCAGGACCACCCGAACATCGAGCTCGTCATCTGCGACAACGCCTCCACCGACCGCACCGAGGAGATCTGCCGCGACTGGGCCGCGACCGACAGCCGGGTGGTCTACCACCGGCAGCCGACCAACATCGGGCAGATCCCCAACTTCACCGACGCCATCCGGCGGGCGCGGGGCGAGTTCTACCGGTGGGTCGGCGACGACAACTGGCTGTCGCCCACGTACGTCTCCCGTTGCCTGGAGGTCTTCGCCGCCGACGAGCGGCTGCTGCTGGTCAGCACCCAGCAGGCCTACACGGGCCCGGACGGCTCCACGCGGACGGCCCCGTACACCGGGACCGGCTACCTTTCCGACGACCCCGTGGACCGCTTCGCCGAGGCCCTGAGGATGCTCAACGAGGACCCGTTCGCCATGGACCCCCTCTACGCCCTGATGCGGCGCGAGCGGATCATGCGGGTCAACCGGGGCCCGATCATGCTGCGCGAAGACGAGATCTTCGCCGCGCGGATGGCGCTGGCAGGGCCGTGGGGCCACGTTCCGGAGATCCTGGCGGGGCGCGACTGGGAGGTGCAGCACCTGGCCGACATCGCTCGCAAGATCGGCGCGCCGGCCTGGCAGGTCCGCGTCTCCACGCTGTTGCAGTGCAGGGAGTTGCTGCGGGCGCTCGACGAGGTCGAGCTGACCGCCGCGCAGCGCAGGAGAGGACGCGCCGTCGTGGCCTCGATGTACGTGCGCAGGCATGGTGTGACCGCTGTGCGACGGGGGCGGAAGCTCGCGAGAATGGCCGCGCTCCGGTCAAATCGATAA
- a CDS encoding lipopolysaccharide biosynthesis protein, whose translation MEETQRVDEIGAQAGRGLRWSVLGNLITRAGSFAMGLVLARVLAPDDFGIYAVALAATQIVMHIKDVGIQAATIHWRGRLEDMAPTATVLSFAVTTSVYGGFWLFAPVFARMSGNEEATGVVRLLTSIILIEAFTAVRSAALLRRFQQDKLTLAIMIGFVANAAVAITLALTGAGAYSFAWGQVAASLVTGVLIFFWGWLPIRVELNREIAGKLLKFGIPSALGFGLEAILVNSDYVIVGDVLGAQQLGYYLLAFNVSSWVPGIIGTALRYVSLPSFSRLSEDPAALSEGVRRSVPVMVAFVLPPALVMAILAHPLITFLYGERWDFSAGVLRWLAVLMVVRMLISFLAVDILTGLGATKTTVLLNLCWAVVLLPSLVAGAHIGGIRGAAIAHALVAVLVAVPLALVILRRVGVRLAPVLPSLVRPAVAAAVAGAVMLAMERLTGAGPALVQLVVAGGAGVLVFVMIAVPGAVLKKLVRRSA comes from the coding sequence ATGGAAGAGACACAGCGCGTCGACGAGATCGGGGCACAAGCGGGTCGTGGGCTGCGCTGGAGCGTGCTCGGGAATCTGATCACCCGGGCGGGCTCGTTCGCCATGGGACTGGTCCTCGCCCGGGTGCTGGCGCCCGACGACTTCGGCATTTACGCGGTGGCGCTGGCGGCGACGCAGATCGTCATGCACATCAAGGACGTGGGCATCCAGGCGGCGACCATCCACTGGCGGGGCCGCCTGGAGGACATGGCGCCCACGGCGACCGTGCTCAGCTTCGCCGTCACCACCAGCGTGTACGGCGGGTTCTGGCTGTTCGCCCCGGTCTTCGCGAGGATGTCCGGCAACGAGGAGGCCACCGGCGTGGTGCGGCTCCTCACCTCGATCATCCTCATCGAGGCCTTCACCGCCGTGCGCAGCGCGGCACTCCTGCGCAGGTTCCAGCAGGACAAGCTGACCCTGGCCATCATGATCGGCTTCGTGGCGAACGCGGCGGTGGCGATCACGCTCGCGCTCACCGGCGCGGGCGCGTACTCCTTCGCCTGGGGGCAGGTCGCCGCCTCCCTGGTCACGGGGGTGCTGATCTTCTTCTGGGGATGGCTGCCGATCAGGGTGGAGCTCAACCGCGAGATCGCCGGCAAGCTGCTGAAGTTCGGCATCCCGTCGGCCCTCGGGTTCGGGCTCGAGGCCATCCTGGTGAACTCCGACTATGTCATCGTCGGCGACGTGCTCGGCGCCCAGCAGCTCGGCTACTACCTGCTGGCGTTCAACGTGTCGAGCTGGGTGCCAGGGATCATCGGCACCGCGCTGCGCTACGTGTCCTTACCCAGCTTCTCCCGCCTGTCCGAGGATCCCGCCGCGCTGTCGGAGGGGGTGCGCAGGTCGGTCCCCGTGATGGTGGCGTTCGTGCTGCCGCCCGCGCTGGTGATGGCCATCCTGGCGCACCCGCTCATCACCTTCCTGTACGGCGAGCGGTGGGACTTCTCGGCGGGCGTGCTGCGCTGGCTGGCGGTGCTGATGGTGGTCAGGATGCTCATCTCGTTCCTGGCCGTGGACATCCTGACCGGGCTCGGCGCCACCAAGACCACCGTCCTGCTGAACCTCTGCTGGGCCGTCGTCCTGCTGCCGTCCCTGGTGGCCGGGGCGCACATCGGCGGCATCCGCGGCGCCGCCATCGCGCACGCGCTGGTCGCGGTGCTCGTCGCGGTGCCCTTGGCGCTGGTCATCCTGCGCCGGGTGGGGGTACGGCTCGCGCCCGTGCTGCCTTCCCTGGTCCGCCCGGCCGTGGCCGCGGCCGTCGCCGGGGCCGTGATGCTCGCCATGGAACGGTTGACCGGCGCCGGCCCCGCGCTCGTGCAGCTCGTCGTCGCCGGTGGGGCGGGAGTACTGGTATTCGTCATGATCGCGGTGCCCGGAGCGGTGCTGAAGAAGCTCGTCAGAAGGAGTGCTTGA
- a CDS encoding DUF4910 domain-containing protein — protein sequence MNGDQMHALVERLYPICRSITGDGVRRTLEIVGEHLPLTVTEVPTGTEVLDWNVPKEWNIRDAYVKDLSGRRVIDFQESNLHVVGYSVPVSGTYTLEELRPRLHTLPDQPDLVPYRTSYYVETWGFCLSQNALDALGEGPYEVLIDSTLEDGSLTVAEHVVPGRLPDEVVISCHVCHPSLANDNLAGVAVAVALALKLKEPRYTYRFLFMPGTIGAITWLARNRERVHLIAAGLTLACAGDPGSLTYKRSRRGDAEIDQAVEQVLEDRPHRVLDFSPYGYDERQFCSPGFNLPFGGLTRTPYAGYPEYHTSGDNPGFVTPEAMEDTLDVLTQVVGVLEGNRTYVNLSPYGEPQLGRRGLYGSLGGRSDTKQAQMAMLWVLNLSDGEHSLLDIARRSELPFAAVERAAHALLDAGLVREKA from the coding sequence GTGAACGGTGACCAGATGCACGCGCTCGTCGAGCGGCTGTACCCGATCTGCCGGAGCATCACCGGCGACGGAGTGCGGCGCACGCTGGAGATCGTCGGCGAGCACCTGCCGCTGACGGTCACCGAGGTGCCGACGGGGACCGAGGTGCTCGACTGGAACGTGCCGAAGGAGTGGAACATCCGCGACGCCTACGTCAAGGACCTCTCCGGGCGGCGGGTGATCGACTTCCAGGAGTCGAACCTGCACGTCGTGGGCTACAGCGTGCCGGTGTCGGGGACGTACACGCTGGAGGAGCTGCGGCCGCGCCTGCACACGCTGCCCGACCAGCCCGACCTGGTCCCCTACCGGACCAGCTACTACGTCGAGACCTGGGGGTTCTGCCTCAGTCAGAACGCGCTCGACGCGCTCGGCGAGGGGCCGTACGAGGTGCTGATCGACTCGACGCTCGAGGACGGCTCGCTGACCGTCGCCGAGCATGTCGTGCCCGGGCGGCTCCCCGACGAGGTGGTGATCTCCTGTCACGTGTGCCACCCGTCGCTGGCCAACGACAACCTCGCGGGCGTCGCGGTGGCCGTGGCGCTGGCGCTCAAGCTGAAGGAGCCGCGGTACACGTACCGGTTCCTGTTCATGCCGGGGACGATCGGGGCGATCACCTGGCTGGCACGCAACCGGGAGCGCGTCCACCTGATCGCGGCCGGGCTGACGCTGGCGTGCGCGGGCGATCCCGGGTCGCTGACGTACAAGCGGAGCAGGCGCGGCGACGCCGAGATCGACCAGGCCGTCGAGCAGGTCCTCGAAGACCGGCCGCACCGGGTGCTGGACTTCTCCCCGTACGGGTACGACGAGCGGCAGTTCTGCTCGCCCGGGTTCAACCTGCCGTTCGGCGGCCTGACCAGGACGCCGTACGCCGGATACCCGGAATATCACACCTCAGGGGACAATCCGGGGTTCGTCACGCCGGAGGCCATGGAGGACACGCTCGACGTCCTCACGCAGGTGGTCGGGGTGCTGGAGGGCAACCGCACCTACGTCAACCTCAGCCCGTACGGCGAGCCGCAACTGGGCAGGCGCGGGCTCTACGGATCTCTTGGCGGAAGGAGTGACACGAAACAGGCGCAGATGGCGATGTTATGGGTGTTGAACCTGTCCGACGGGGAGCACAGCCTGCTTGACATCGCCCGACGATCCGAGTTGCCGTTCGCCGCCGTGGAGAGGGCGGCCCACGCTCTGCTGGATGCCGGACTGGTGAGGGAGAAGGCGTGA
- a CDS encoding SDR family oxidoreductase gives MRILLTGHQGYLGSVMAPVLSAAGHEVIGLDSGLFADCVLGPGVDDPPGYTVDLRDVSAEMLEGVDAVAHLAALSNDPLGSLAPELTYDINHHASVRLARLAKDAGVRRFVYASTCSVYGASGGDELVNEDAPLRPVTPYAESKVRVEDDLVKLADADFSPVFMRNATAFGFSPRLRADIVLNNLVGHAVLSGEVLVLSDGTPWRPLVHAEDIAEAFLRAIEAPRDAVHATAFNVGSETNNVTVAEIAGEVVDAVPGAVLKITGEAGNDPRSYRVDFARIRAALPGYSARWTVRAGAEELVAAYRTYGLTRHDFDRRFTRLTRLADRQAARSIDAELRP, from the coding sequence TTGCGGATTCTTCTGACCGGGCACCAGGGATACCTGGGGAGCGTGATGGCCCCCGTGCTGTCCGCCGCGGGGCACGAGGTGATCGGCCTCGACTCCGGCCTGTTCGCCGACTGCGTGCTCGGGCCCGGGGTCGACGACCCGCCCGGCTACACGGTCGATCTGCGGGACGTCTCCGCCGAGATGCTCGAAGGCGTCGACGCCGTGGCGCACCTGGCCGCGCTGTCGAACGACCCGCTCGGCTCGCTGGCGCCCGAGCTGACCTACGACATCAACCACCACGCGTCGGTACGGCTGGCGCGGCTGGCCAAGGACGCCGGGGTGCGCAGGTTCGTCTACGCCTCCACCTGCTCGGTCTACGGCGCCTCCGGGGGCGACGAGCTGGTGAACGAGGACGCGCCGCTGCGGCCCGTGACGCCGTACGCGGAGTCGAAGGTCAGGGTGGAGGACGACCTCGTCAAGCTGGCCGACGCGGACTTCTCGCCGGTGTTCATGCGCAACGCGACGGCGTTCGGGTTCTCCCCGCGCCTGCGGGCCGACATCGTGCTGAACAACCTGGTGGGCCACGCCGTCCTCTCCGGCGAGGTGCTCGTCCTGTCCGACGGCACCCCGTGGCGGCCCCTGGTGCACGCCGAGGACATCGCAGAGGCGTTCCTGCGGGCGATCGAGGCGCCGCGCGACGCCGTGCACGCCACGGCGTTCAACGTGGGCTCGGAGACCAACAACGTGACCGTGGCGGAGATCGCCGGCGAGGTGGTCGACGCCGTGCCCGGGGCCGTACTGAAGATCACCGGGGAGGCCGGCAACGATCCGCGCTCCTACCGGGTGGACTTCGCCCGGATCCGGGCGGCGCTGCCCGGCTACAGCGCCAGGTGGACGGTCAGGGCGGGCGCGGAGGAGCTGGTGGCGGCGTACCGGACGTACGGGCTGACCAGGCACGACTTCGACCGGCGCTTCACCCGGCTGACGCGGCTGGCCGACCGGCAGGCGGCCAGGAGCATCGACGCGGAGCTCCGCCCGTGA
- a CDS encoding PIG-L deacetylase family protein: MIGLRPARRDEVVALGAHCDDIAIGAGASLYTICRSRPGTRVHALVLSGGGSAREEEERAALAAFCPGADLRLTVLKLPDGRLPAHWDEAKNALEDLRAQADPDLILAPWTGDAHQDHRGLAQLVPTVWRDHLTLGYEIVKWDGDLGRPSVYQPLDDEVAETKVRLLQEHYPSQRHRPWYDREAFLGLARIRGIECGARYAEAFHVNKLTIDLAGG, encoded by the coding sequence ATGATCGGCCTGCGGCCCGCGCGGCGGGACGAGGTCGTCGCGCTCGGCGCCCACTGCGACGACATCGCGATCGGCGCCGGCGCGAGCCTGTACACGATCTGCCGGTCCCGCCCGGGGACGCGCGTGCACGCGCTCGTGCTGTCCGGGGGCGGGAGCGCGCGCGAGGAGGAGGAGCGGGCGGCGCTCGCGGCCTTCTGCCCCGGCGCGGACCTGCGCCTCACCGTGCTCAAGCTGCCCGACGGGCGGCTGCCCGCGCACTGGGACGAGGCCAAGAACGCCCTGGAGGACCTGAGGGCGCAGGCCGACCCTGACCTGATCCTCGCCCCATGGACGGGCGACGCGCACCAGGACCACCGGGGCCTGGCCCAGCTCGTGCCGACGGTCTGGCGCGACCATCTGACGCTCGGCTACGAGATCGTCAAGTGGGACGGCGATCTCGGCCGCCCCTCGGTCTACCAGCCGCTGGACGACGAGGTGGCCGAGACGAAGGTCCGGCTGCTGCAGGAGCACTACCCGTCGCAGCGGCACCGCCCCTGGTACGACAGGGAGGCCTTTCTCGGGCTCGCCCGCATCCGCGGCATCGAGTGCGGCGCCAGGTACGCCGAGGCCTTCCATGTGAACAAGCTGACCATCGATCTGGCTGGAGGCTGA
- a CDS encoding glucose-1-phosphate cytidylyltransferase: MKVVLFCGGRGTRMRSDLAGGDMPKPMQMVGPRPLVWHVMRYYAHFGHKEFILCLGYGAQHIKDFFLKYQETGSNDFILRNGQIELLSTDISDWSVSLIDTGLDSPIGERLRRVRPYLDGDEMFLANYADVLTDAPLPEIIGRFAASDAGASMMVVPPTNTFHVIDVSEGGLVGGITPVSEMPLWVNGGFFVLRQDVFDHIPENGDLVADGCAELAKRGRLLAYPHRGYWRPSDTVNQRLELDRSWARGERPWALWEA, encoded by the coding sequence ATGAAGGTCGTCCTCTTCTGCGGCGGGCGCGGCACCAGGATGCGCAGCGACCTGGCCGGCGGTGACATGCCCAAGCCGATGCAGATGGTCGGCCCGCGCCCGCTGGTCTGGCACGTCATGCGGTACTACGCGCACTTCGGGCACAAGGAGTTCATCCTGTGCCTCGGGTACGGCGCGCAGCACATCAAAGACTTCTTCCTGAAATATCAGGAGACGGGGTCGAACGACTTCATCCTGCGGAACGGGCAGATCGAGCTGTTATCCACGGACATTTCCGACTGGTCGGTGTCGTTGATCGACACCGGGCTCGACTCCCCGATCGGCGAGCGGCTGCGCCGGGTCAGGCCGTACCTGGACGGCGACGAGATGTTCCTGGCCAACTACGCGGACGTGCTGACCGACGCGCCGCTGCCCGAGATCATCGGTCGCTTCGCCGCCTCCGACGCGGGCGCCTCGATGATGGTGGTCCCGCCGACCAACACCTTCCACGTCATCGACGTCAGCGAGGGCGGGCTGGTCGGCGGCATCACCCCGGTCAGCGAGATGCCGCTCTGGGTCAACGGCGGCTTCTTCGTGCTGCGCCAGGATGTCTTCGACCACATCCCGGAGAACGGCGACCTGGTCGCGGACGGCTGCGCGGAGCTGGCCAAGCGGGGACGGCTCCTGGCCTACCCGCACCGCGGCTACTGGCGGCCGAGCGACACCGTCAACCAGCGCCTCGAGCTGGATCGTTCCTGGGCGCGGGGCGAGCGGCCCTGGGCGCTGTGGGAAGCATGA
- a CDS encoding class I SAM-dependent methyltransferase, with protein sequence MTICRLCGAEGLAGVVDLGATPPCELFLTAEQLDAPEPTYPLHLRVCTSCWLAQLPPLITPEETFTEYAYFSSYSTSWVEHARRFVDGAELRPDSFVVEVASNDGYLLQHVVERGVRCLGIEPSANVGRAAVDKGVPTLTEFLSPEVGRRVRAEHGPADLVVANNVYAHIPDVVGFTKGLRALVADDGRVSIEVQHLLTLMELNQFDTIYHEHFQYYTVASAQRALASGGLHLVDVELLPTHGGSIRLWAQPAEAPVSPRVVEVLAREKAAGLHELAGYEDFAKRVAKVRRDLLRFLIDAADAGKTVVGYGAPGKGNTLLNHCGIRPDLLAYTVDRNPYKHGRFTPGSRIPIHAPERIAEDRPDYVLVLPWNLRDELVEQLSYVREWGGRLVFPIPGLEVVG encoded by the coding sequence ATGACCATCTGCCGACTGTGCGGCGCCGAGGGGCTCGCCGGGGTCGTGGACCTCGGGGCGACCCCGCCCTGCGAGCTGTTCCTGACCGCGGAGCAGCTCGACGCGCCGGAGCCCACCTACCCGCTGCATCTGCGGGTCTGCACGAGCTGCTGGCTGGCCCAGCTGCCGCCGCTGATCACGCCGGAGGAGACGTTCACCGAGTACGCCTACTTCTCCTCCTACTCGACCTCCTGGGTGGAGCACGCGCGGAGGTTCGTGGACGGCGCGGAACTGCGCCCCGACTCGTTCGTGGTCGAGGTGGCCAGCAACGACGGCTACCTGCTCCAGCACGTCGTGGAGCGGGGTGTGCGCTGCCTGGGCATCGAGCCGTCCGCGAACGTCGGCAGGGCCGCCGTCGACAAGGGTGTGCCGACGCTCACGGAGTTCCTGTCGCCGGAGGTCGGCCGGCGGGTACGGGCCGAGCACGGACCCGCGGACCTGGTCGTGGCGAACAACGTGTACGCGCACATCCCGGACGTCGTCGGCTTCACGAAGGGCCTGCGGGCGCTGGTGGCCGACGACGGCCGGGTCTCCATCGAGGTGCAGCACCTGCTGACGCTGATGGAGCTGAACCAGTTCGACACCATCTACCACGAGCACTTCCAGTACTACACGGTGGCCTCGGCGCAGCGGGCGCTCGCGAGCGGCGGGCTGCACCTGGTGGACGTCGAGCTGCTGCCGACGCACGGCGGGTCGATCAGGCTGTGGGCGCAGCCCGCCGAGGCGCCCGTCTCACCCCGGGTCGTCGAGGTGCTGGCCCGCGAGAAGGCGGCCGGGCTGCATGAGCTCGCGGGTTACGAGGACTTCGCGAAGCGGGTGGCCAAGGTGCGGCGGGACCTGCTCAGGTTCCTCATCGACGCCGCCGACGCCGGCAAGACCGTGGTCGGGTACGGCGCCCCGGGCAAGGGGAACACGCTGCTCAACCACTGCGGGATCCGGCCCGACCTGCTGGCGTACACGGTGGACCGCAATCCGTACAAGCATGGCAGGTTCACTCCGGGGTCGCGGATCCCGATCCACGCCCCGGAGCGGATCGCCGAGGACCGGCCCGACTACGTGCTGGTGCTGCCGTGGAACCTGCGTGACGAGCTGGTCGAGCAGCTCTCCTACGTACGCGAGTGGGGCGGCCGGCTGGTCTTCCCGATACCGGGTCTGGAGGTCGTCGGATGA